Part of the Streptomyces sp. NBC_01264 genome, CCGAGGCGTCCGTGACCGTGATGCGGTTGCCCGCCGTGCGGTGCAGGCGGGTGACCGCCGGACGCGGGGTGCCCCCGTGCAGGGAGGACAGGGAGGTGCCCTGGGCCCAGTGCACGATCTTCTCGGGCTCGCGGTCCCACATGCGCAGCGGGAGCTGCTGCGAGCCGCCCACGATGCCGCGGTGGTGGTCGTCGGCCTCGGTGTAGACGACGCGCAGGATCTCCAGGATCGAGTTCGGGAAGTCGGTGTCCCAGCCGCCCGTGCCGAAGCCGACCTGGCCGAAGATCTCGCGCTTGCGGAAGGACTTGAAGGCCTCGGACTTGCAGAGGAACCCGTAGAAGGTCTCGTCGTCGAGCTTCTCGACGAGCTTCGCCCAGATCTCCCGGATGCGCGGGACGTCCCGCTCGCGCATCGCGGTGTTCATGTCGGAGAAGTCGGCGCCCTCGTCCAGGCAGGCGTTCCACGCGGCGGAGACGTCGCGGTAGACCTGCGGGAGGTCGGCGATGGTCTCGGCGTAGTGGGTCTCGCCCTTGAGGTCGACCACCGTCGAGGGGGTGGCCTCGGCGAGCGGGTTCGGGAAGGGCTCGGTGACCAGGCCGACGAGGTCGATGTAGTGCTGGAGGGCCGTGGAGGACGGCGGGAAGCGCATGGCGCCCATCTCCGCGGTCAGTTCCTCGGTGCCCGCTCCCTCGAAGCCGACGGTGCGCAGCCGGCCGCCGATCTGGTCGGCCTCGTAGATGACGGGCTTGAGGCCCATCTTCATCAGCTCGTAGGCGGAGATGATGCCGGACAGCCCGCCGCCGATGACGGCGACCTCGGTGCCGTGCTCGGTCGCCGGTATCTGCCCGAGGCCCGCCGGGTGGGCCAGGAAGTCGTCGTACGCGTAGGGGAAGTCCGGGCCGAACATCGTGATCGGCAGCGCGCCGTCGCTGTGCGGGACGGCGGTGGTGGGCACCGTGGACGTCATGGGGTACGACTCCTAGCGGGGTGGGGCAGGGGGAAGGGCGAGCGGGAGGGGAGGCGACGGCGGGCGCGGGGCCGCGGTCAGACGAGCGAGGCGTACAGCCCGGGGCGCCGGTCGCGCAGGTACGGGTTGGTCTCGCGCGAGACGCGCAGCAGCTCGGGGTCGGCCTCGCCGAACACCAGCTCCTCGCCGCGTCCGGCCCTGGTCCGGGTGACCCCGTCGGGGCTCGCCAGGCAGCTGAGTCCGACGAACTCGAACTCGCCTTCCGGGCCGGTGCGGTTGACGTACGCGATGTACATCTGGTTCTCGAAGGCCCGTACGGGGACCAGCTGTTCGGCGACGAACTGGAACGGGTGCATCTGCGCGGTCGGCACCAGGAGGAGGTCGGTGCCGGCGAGCGCGTGCGCCCGGACGTTCTCGGGGAACTCCACGTCGTAGCAGATCATCACGCCGACGCGCAGGCCACCGAGGTCCGCCTGGACCACCGGGGTGTCGCCGGGGGTGAAGGCCGCCTGCTCGAAGCAGCCGAAGAGGTGGGTCTTGCGGTAGTTCGCGAGCCGTTCCCCGTCGGGGCCGACGAGCTGCGCCGCGTTGTAGACGGCCTCGCCGTCGCGCTCGGGGTAGCCGTAGAGCACGGCCAGCCCGTGGCGGCGGGCGATCTCGCCGATGGCGCGGGCGGACATGCCGTCGGCCGGTTCGGCGAGCCGGGCGATGTCCTCGATCTCCAGCGCGTAGCCGGTGAGGAACATCTCCGAGGTCACGAGGAGTCCGGCCCCCGCCTGTGCGGCGCGGGCCGCGGCCTCGTCGAGCGCCTTCAGGTTGTCGGCGGTGTCGCCGAGCCGTCCGGAACTCTGGAGGAGGGCGGTGCGCAGCGGGGGCATGGGCGAACCTCTGTGGCAGGAGGGGTGGGGGTCCCTAAACGGTACGTTCGCGCGTTCGACCGGGACAAGGTGTGACCGTTGCGCTCCGCGCATCGATTCGTTGCGCATCGGAGGGAGAAGGCGGCGATTCGTTGCGCGAAGGCCGTACGAACGGTCCGAAAGGCCTTTTCGTGAGGTCTACCGGCCCGGGCGGAAGGCCGGGTGCACGCTCAGCCTGCGCAGGTCTTCCAGGATGTCGGGAGCGTGGTTGGAGACCACCCGGCCGCTCCAGCCGTCGCAGAGCGCGGGGACGGTGAGGGTGCCGTCGTGATCGTGCCCGGCGGCCTCGTAGGCGCGGCGCAGCGCCTCGTGCCCGGCGGGGTCGGAGCCGGGCCGCAGGACGGTCAGCGCCACGGTGTCCCGCAGGCCCAGGTCGGCGAAGGCGGCGGTGACGCCGAGGCAGCTCGGACAGTCGTCGGCGGCGACGTAGAGCCGGTACCGGTGCGGTTCCGGCGAGAATCCGGTCCCGATCCGGCCCCGCAGGAGGGCGGCCCGGCCGCGGCTCCGGGTCGGGACGGGGGGCTGCGCAGGGGCCTGGACAGGGATCTGGACATGGGTCTGCACGGGCGTCGTGGGCATGGGTCTCCTCGGTCTGTGTGCGTACGTGCGTGCGTGCTCGGCGGGCCTCAGGAGGCCGGGGCCGTGGCACTGCAGACGCGGAGGAGATCTATGTGCAGCCTGCGGGTGAGCCAGGAGCGGCGCAGCGGGGAGGTGGTGGAGGAGGGTGTGGTGAGCTGATCCACCGGGCCCCCTTCCTGTCCGCGCCCGCATTAGGCTGGCGTTCGCAGTCTCACGGCACCGCCGGGGGCCGTCAAGACCGCCCGCACGAGTGCCTGAGCGAGTGCCTGCTCGGGTGCCTGAGCGAGTGCTGCTCGGGTGCTTGCCCGGGCGCCCGCGCCCGATGGAAGGAAACTCCCGCCCATGTCCCGCGAGTCCCGGCCCGACGCAGTCCTCGACAACCCCGTCTGGGCCGCGCTCGGCGGCCCGCACCGGGGTTTCGCCGAGCTCGGTCCCGCCGGACTCGCCGCCCGGTACCCGGCCGGAGTGTCACCCTTCGCCGCGCTCCACGACCCGGAGGACCCGCGGGCCTGGGCGGACCTGGCCGAGCTCGTCGGCCCCGGCCGGGAGGTCTGGGTGACCGGGCTGCCGACCCCGCCCGCGGGCTGGGAGACCCTGATGTCGATACCGGGCGTGCAGCTCGACGGCCGGGCGGTGCCCGGCAAGGAGGAGCCGGAGGCGGTCCCGCTGGGGCCCGCCGACGTGGCGGAGATGCTGGAGCTGGTCGAGCTGACCCGGCCCGGCCCGTTCGGAGACCGCACCGTCGAGCTGGGCACGTACCTCGGGATCCGCCGGGGCGGCCGGCTCGTCGCGATGGCGGGCGAGCGGATGCGGCCGCCGGGCTGGTCGGAGATCAGCGCGGTGTGCACGCACCCCGACCACCGTGGCCAGGGGCTCGCCGGGCGGCTGATCCGTGCGGTCGCGGCCGCCGTGGAGGAGCGCGGGGACACCCCCTTCCTGCACGCCGCGGCGCAGAACACCTCGGCCGTGGGGCTGTACCTCTCGATGGGCTTCACCCTGCGCCGCGAGCCGGTGTTCATCGGGCTTCGCACGCCCGACACGAAGGCTTAACACGGATTGACATTCCACCCGTTGTGGCCCGGTCCCCGCTGATCTAGCGTCGGAAGGACGACCGGGAGCACGAGACGAAGGGGGTGGCCCGGCATGACCGTTCGCACCGCGGGTGACGCCCTCACCCCCCGCCGTGCCGTCCATCTGCACTCCCGCGCGCACATCGACCTGCTGCGCGTCGCCGGCTCCCTCTGTCGTTCCTGATCAGCGTTCCGCAGCCCGCGTCCCGCGCCCTGCGTCCGCGCCCCGCGTCCCGCGAGCCCTTCCGTCCTTCGCCGCGCCGCCCGATCAGGAGGCCGTTCCGCCATGCCCGTGCACCCTTCTCCCTCCGCTTCCCCCTCCCCCGCGCTCCACCTCGCCGTGGCCCTCGACGGGGCGGGCTGGCATCCCGCCGCCTGGCGCGAACCGGGGGCCGGCGCCGACCGGTTGTTCACCGCCGGCTACTGGGCCGCGCTCGTCGCCGAGGCGGAGGCCGGGCTGCTGGACTTCGTCACCTTCGAGGACTCACTGAGCCTGCAGTCCACCGATCCGGCGGGGCCCGACGGCCGCACCGACCTGGTGCGGGGCCGGCTCGACGCGGTGCTGGTCGCCGCCCGGGTGGCGCCGCTCAGCCGGCACATCGGGCTGGTCCCGAGCGTGGTGGCCACCCACACCGAGCCCTTCCACGTCTCCAAGGCGCTCGCCACCCTGGACTACGTGAGCCGCGGGCGCGCCGGGCTGCGCATCCAGGTCTCCGAACGCCCGGACGAGGTAGGCCACTTCGGGCGCCGTACGGCACCCCTGGACCCGGCGGAGCTGTACGCGGAGGCCGCCGACCACGTCGAGGTGGTGCGCCGGCTGTGGGACAGCTGGGAGGACGACGCCGAGATCCGGGACGCGGCCACCGGGCGGTTCATCGACCGCGCCAAACTGCACTACATCGACTTCGAGGGCCCCCGATTCAGCGTGAAGGGCCCCTCCATCACCCCCCGGCCGCCCCAGGGCCTGCCCCCGGTCAGCGCACTGGCCTCCGACACCGCCGTGTACCCCTTCCTCGCCCGGTCCGCCGACATCGGCTACGTGACGGCGCGCGATGCCGGCGAGGTCCGCGCCGCCGTCGCCGCGCTCCCCGCCACCCCGCACCTGTTCGGCGAGCTGACGGTCTTCCTCGACGAGCGGCAGGCCACGGCGGAGCGACGGCTCCAGCGGCTGGACGCCGCGCACGGGGCCGCGTACACGAGTGACAGCCGCGTCTTCGCGGGGACCGCGGCGGACCTCGCCGACCTGCTGCTGGAGTGGCGGGAGGCCGGGCTGACCGGCTTCCGGCTGCGGCCGGGCGTCCTCGCCCACGACCTGCCGGCGATCACCCGCGGCCTGGTCCCGGAGCTCCAGCGGCGCGGGGTCTTCCGGCGGTCCTACGAGGCCTCCTCGCTCCGCGGCCTGCTGGGGCTGGCGCGCCCGGCGAACCGGTACGCCGCCGCCGCTTCCCTCACTTCCCCCGCCGCCTGATTCCCCAGGAAGGACCGACAGCAGTCATGAGCAAGCCGCTCAAGCAGATCCATCTCGCAGCGCACTTCCCCGGGGTCAACAGCACCACCGTGTGGAGCGACCCGGCCGCCGGGAGCCAGATCGACTTCGATTCCTTCGTCCATTTCGCGCGGACCGCCGAGCGCGCGAAGTTCGACTTCCTCTTCCTCGCCGAGGGCCTGCGCCTACGCGAACAGGGCGGCGAGATCTACGACTTGGACGTCGTGGGCCGCCCGGACACCTTCACCGTGCTGGCGGCGCTCGCCGCCGTCACCGAGCACCTCGGGCTGACCGGCACCATCAACTCCACCTTCAACGAACCGTACGAGGTGGCCCGCCAGTTCGCCTCCCTGGACCATCTGTCGGGGGGCCGCGCCGCCTGGAACGTGGTCACCTCCTGGGACGCCTTCACCGGCGAGAACTTCCGGCGCGGCGGCTTCCTGCCGCGCGAGGAACGCTACGAGCGGGCAAGGGAGTTCCTCGACACCGCCCACGAGCTCTTCGACTCCTGGGACGGCGGCGAGATCCTCGCCGACCCGGCCTCCGGGGAGTTCCTGCGCGACGCGGGCCCCGGCGCCTTCGCCCACGGGGGCAAGCAGTTCGACATCTCCGGGCACTTCAACGTGCCGCGCAGCCCGCAGGGGCGGCCGGTGATCTTCCAGGCGGGCGATTCGGACGAGGGCCGGGAGTTCGCCGCGGCCTCCGCGGACGCCATCTTCGGCCGGTACCGCACGCTGGAGGAGGGCCGCGTCTTCTACGCGGACGTGAAGGGGCGCCTGCCCCGGTACGGACGCACCCCCGACGAGCTGAAGATCCTGCCGGCGGCGAGCTTCGTGCTCGGCGACACCGACGCCGAGGCGCGGGAACTGGCCCACGAGGTACGGCTCCAGCAGGTCAGCGGGGCGACCGCGATCAAGTACCTGGAGCACGTGTGGAACCGGGACCTGTCCGGCTACGACCCGGACGGGCCGCTGCCGGAGGTCGATCCCGAGCCCGGTGAGAACACCATCGCGCTGGGGCGGGCGAGCGTGCGCATGAACGGGGACCCGCTGGCCGTGGCGCGGGAGTGGCGGGAGCTGGCCGCCGCCGAGGGCCTGTCGATCCGGGAGCTGATGATACGGACGACCGCCCGGCAGTCCTTCGTCGGCTCGCCCCTCACCGTCGCGCAGTCCATCGACGCCCTGGTCCAGGCGGACGCGGCCGACGGTTTCATCCTGGTCCCGCACCTGACGCCCGGCGGGCTCGACGCCTTCGCGGACACCGTGGTCCCGCTGCTCCAGGAGCGCGGGGTGTTCCGCCGCGAGTACGCGGGCCCGACGCTGCGCGACCACCTCGGGCTGGCCGCGCCGCGCGCGCTCGCCCCGGTCCGCGGCTGAAGAGCGCGGACCCGCAGACCCGAATCCGAAGTCGCACCAGAGAAGGGGCCACACCATGCCCGGTATCCCGCTCGGGGTCCTCGACCTCATCCCGATCCCGTCCGGCTCCACGGCGGCCGACGCCCTGCGCTCCACCGTCGACCTGGCCCGGCAGGCGGAGCGGTTCGGGTACGCCCGCTACTGGTTCGCCGAGCACCACCTGAATCCGGGGGTCGCGGGGACCTCGCCCTCCGTCGTGCTGGCACTGACCGCCTCGGCCACCTCCACGATCCGGATCGGCTCGGGGGCGGTCCAACTGGGGCACCGCACGGCCCTGTCCACGGTCGAGGAGTTCGGCCTGCTGGACGCCGTGCACCCCGGGCGGATCGACCTCGGCCTGGGCCGCTCGGCGGGCGGTCCGCCCCCGCGCCGCGCCGGGGCCGAGCCGCCGGTGGCGTACACCACGGCGAACGGGCTGCGCATACCGAAGCCGTTCTCCTGGGCCCACCTGCGCGATCACCCGCGCATCGCGCTCCAGAACCGGCTGCTCCAGCTGCCGGGCGCCACGCCGCAGGAGTACGCCGAGCAAGTGGGCGACGTACTGGCCCTGTTGCGCGGGGAGTACCGCTCACCCGAGGGGGTGGAGGGGCGCGCCGTGCCCGGGGAGGGTGCCGAGGTACAGGTGTGGATCCTGGGCAGCAGCGCGGGGGTGAGCGCGGAGACGGCCGGGGCGGGCGGGCTGCGGTTCACGGCCAACTACCACGTGAGCCCGGCGAGCGTGCTGGAAGCGTCCGAGGCCTACCGGGCGGCCTTCAAGCCCTCGGCGGAGCCGGGCGGGCTGGACCGGCCGTACCTGAGCGTGTCCGCCGACGTGGTGGTGGCTCCGGACGACGACGAGGCCCGGGAGCTGGCCGCCGGGTACGCGCCCTGGGTGCACAGCATCAGGTCGGGCGAAGGCGCGATCCCCTTCCCTTCGCCCGGGGAGGCCCGGGCACTGACCCGGGACTGGTCGGCGGCCGACCACGAGCTGGTCGCGGACCGGGTGGAGACCCAGTTCGCCGGTTCCCCGGCCACCGTCGCCGACGCGCTGGAGCGGCTGTGGGAGGCGACCGGCGCGGACGAGCTGCTGATCACCACGATCACGCACGGGCACACCGACCGGGTGCGCTCGTACCGGCTGCTGGCCGGGGAGTGGGCCCGCCGGGGGCACCTGCGCCCGTAGGGGCGGCTCGGGGAGGCGGGAAGGAGGCCGGCGGGGAAGGAAGGCCGGCGGGAAGGCGGGGATGCGCCCGGCCGGGGTTTGGTGCCGTGCGGAGCGGTCACACGCGCAGGGAAACCTTCCGGCGACCGCAGCGCGAAAGGAACCGTCATGACCCACAGGGCCTCCAGGGCCGCCACGACCTCTGCGCCCCCTGCTCCGGCGACTCCCCGGATATCGGCCGGCGCGGCCCGGCTGCCCGGTCCGGCCCCCCACCACTGGCAGTGGCAGATGCGCGCGGCCTGCCGCGCACTCGGCTCGAACCGGTTCTTCCACCCCGCGGGCGAGCGGGGCGAGGACCGGGAGGAGCGCGACGCGGCGGCGAAGCGGATCTGCGCCGACTGCCCGGTGCGCGCCGCGTGCCTGGAGCACGCCCTGCGCACGCGGGAGCCGTACGGGGTGTGGGGCGGCCTGACCGAGGAGGAGCGCCGCGCGCTGCTCGTCCGCTCCCGCAGGACCGGCAGGAGCCCGGCCGCCCTCGCGGCCGCGGCGGCCACCGCGCCGGAGGGACGGACCGGGCGGAGCGGACCGGCTACGCGGGCGCGCCGGAAGTGAAGCGGCGCAGGAGCGGGGAGAGGACGAGCACGGACTTGGTGCGCTCCACGAAGGGCTCGCCCGCGATCCGCTCCAGGACCCGCTCGAAGTGCCTCATGTCGGAGGCGAAGATCTGGACGAGGGCGTCCGCGTCGCCGGTGACGGTCGACGCGGACACCACCTCGGGGTAGCGCTCCAGCCCCCGCCGGATGTCGTCCGGCGAGGTGTTGTGGCGGCAGTACATCTCGATGAAGCCCTCGGTCTCCCAGCCCATCGAGGCGGGGTCCACGCGGACGGTGAAGCCGGTGATGGCTCCTTCGGCGCGCAGCCGGTCCACACGCCGCTTGACGGCGGGGGCCGAGAGTCCGACCTCGGAGCCGATGTCCGCGAAGGAGCGGCGGGCGTCCTTGGCGAGGGCGTGCACGATGCGTTCGTCGAGATCGTTCAGTCGCACTGCGCGTGGATCACTTCTCTGCTGCGGCCGGTTCTACAGCGGCCAGACGGGAGCGGCGGATGCCGTACTGGAAGTAGATCACGAGCCCGACGGCCATCCAGCCACCGAAGACGATCCAGGTGGCGGTGTCCAGGCTGAACATCATGTAGGCGCAGGCGAGCAGACCCAGGATCGGCGTGACGGGGAAGAGCGCCACCTTGAAGGTGCGCGGCATGTCCGGGCGGGTCCTGCGCAGGATGACGACGGCGACGTTGACGAGGCCGAAGGCGAAGAGGGTGCCGATGCTGGTGGCGTCCGCCAGCTTGCCCAGCGGGATGAAGGCCGCGAGCGTCCCGCAGAAGAGGGAGACGATGACCACGTTGGCGCGGGGGGCGCCGCTCTTCGCGTCGACCCGGGCGAAGACCTTGGGCACGAGGCCGTCGCGGGACATGGCGAAGAGGATGCGGGTCTGTCCGTAGAGGACGGCGAAGACGACGGAGGCGATGGCCACGACGGCGCCGGCGGCCAGGACGACGCCCCAGAAGGTGTGGCCGGAGACGTCGGTCATGATCTGGGCGAGCGCGGCCTCGGTGCCCTCGAAGTCCTGCCACGGCATGGCGCCGACGGCGACGAAGGCGACGAGGACGTAGAGCACGGTCACGATCAGCAACGAGAGCATGATCGCGCGGGGCAGGTCGCGCTTGGGGTTCTTCGCCTCTTCACCGGCGGTGGAGGCGGCGTCGAAGCCGATGTACGAGAAGAAGAGCGTGGCGGCGCCGGCGCTGATGCCGGTGATGCCGAGCGGCGCGAGCGGGGCGTAGTTGCCGGCCTTGATGCCCATGAAGCCGATGCCGATGAAGAGCAGCAGGGTGACGATCTTCACGCCGACCATGATCGAGTTGATCCGGGCGCTCTCCTTGGCGCCGCGCATCAGGAAGACCATGGCGAGCAGGACGACGACCAGTGCCGGCAGGTTGATGAAGCCGCCTTCACCGAGCGGGGCCGAGACCCCGTCGGGGATGGTGACGCCTATGGTCCCGTCGAGGAGCTCGTTGAGGTACTCGCCCCAGCCGACGGCGACGGCCGCGACGGAGACCCCGTACTCCAGGACCAGGCACCAGCCGCAGACCCAGGCGACGAGCTCGCCCATGGTGGCGTACGAGTACGAGTACGAGGATCCGGAGACCGGCACCGAGCCGGCCAGCTCCGCGTAGGAGAGGGCCGAGAACAGGGCGGTCAGGCCCGCGATGACGAAGGAGATCGTGACGGCGGGGCCGGCCTTGGGGGCCGCGGTGCCGAGGACGACGAAGATGCCGGTGCCGAGCGTCGCGCCGATGCTGATCATCGTCAGCTGCCACATAGTGAGCGAGCGGCGCAGGGAGCCGCCCTCGCCCTGGCCGCCCTCGGCGACCAGCTGCTCCACCGGCTTGCGGCGCAGCAGGGGGTGGACCGCTTTGGGGCGCTCGGGGGTGAGCGGTGGCGCCTGGCCGTGATCGAGCACGAGGGGACTCCTTTGTCACTGCGGGTGGGGTTTCAGGCGTCGACCGCAGCGGTCCGGAGCAGGAGCAGGCCGAGAGGGCCTGGGCATGGGGGACCGCCGAGCAGGCGGTCCACGCCACTCCACGTACAGCGAGTGAGCCTACGAGCTGAGTGATACCGCCCGTAATGCACCATCCTTGCACATTGACGACTGATCGTTGCGCGGATCTGTCCTGGATGGTCCTTTGTTGCGCGGGGATGATCGATCAGTGCGCAAGCGACCTCGACCGGCATTCTTGACACTTCGTCAGATCTGCCGCAGCGTGCGGCCATGGACCTGGACGTGCTCTACGAGATCGACGTACCGCGGCCCTGGCGGGGAGCCCACCCGCACGGCCAGCGGGCCGCCGAGCAGCGCGCCTACCGGGAGGCGGTGGAGCAGATCCGGCTCGCCGACCGGATGGGCTTCCGTACCGTCTGGGCGGTCGAACACCACTTCCGCGAGGGCCGCTCCCACTGCCCGGCCCCCGAGGTGCTCCTCGGACACCTGGCCGGACTCACCGAGCGGATCCGGCTGGGCTTCGGCGTGACCCTGACCCCCTTCGCCTTCACCCCGCCGCAGCGCATCGCGGAGAAGGTCGCCACCGTCGACGTGCTCTCCGGCGGCCGGGTGGAATGGGGCACCGGCCGGTCCACGCCCATGGAGCAGGCGGCCTTCGGCGTGGATCGGGAGAAGTCCCGCGACGACTGGCGCGAGGCCATAGAAATCGTGACCGGAATGTGGCGCGAGGAGTACTTCGCGTACGAGTCGGAGCGCTTCACCTTCCCGCGCCGCATGGTCACCCCCAAACCCGTGCAGGATCCGCACCCGCCCGCCTGGATGGCGGCCACCTCCCCCGGCTCGGCGGAGGTCGCGGGCGCGCACGGCCTCGGGCTGCTCTCCTTCTCGATCATGCAGCCGCTGGAGGCGATGGCCGCCCAAGTGGCCGCCTACCGGGCCGCGGCCGCCGCCCCCAGTCCCCTCACCGACGTCACCACGGACCGGGTCGCGGCCTACACCCTGGTCCACGCCACCGGGCCGCGCGCCGAGCCGGGTCCGCGGGTCTGGGAGTCGGTCGCCTGGTGGTACTCCAACCTCGCGCGGTTCACGCTGGACTGGGAGCTGCCCCACCTGAGCCCCGAGGAGCGGGAGCGGACCTTCCCGCTGCTCACGCCGATCCTCGAAGGGAACCTACCCGTACGGGAGTTCAGCGACGGGGACATGATCCTCATCGGGGACGCGGAGACGATCGTCGCCAAGGCCAAGCGGTACGCGGACCTCGGCGTCGACCAGCTCATCTGCTACGTCCAGTGGGGGTACCTGGAACACCGCGAGATCCTGCGGACCCTGGAGATCCTGGGCAAGGAAGTCATCCCGGAGCTGGCCCGGTACACGCCCCGCAAGGCCTCCGCGTGAGCGACGGCCCCGACACCGTCGCGGACACCTCCCCCGACACCTCCCCCGTCCCCGACTACGCCGCCCTGCACCGCCTCGACGGCCGCGCCCTCGTCCTGCTCGGCGCCGGCAACGGCATCGGCCGCCAGACCGCCCACGCGCTGGCCGCGGGCGGCGCGCACGTGCTGTGCGTGGACGTGGACGAGGAGCGGGCCCGGGCGGTCGCCGCCGAGACCGGGGGCGTCCCGTACGCCGCCGACGTCACGCGGCGCGAGGCCGTACGGGAGCTCTTCGCCTCGGCGCCGGGACTGCTCGGCGGCCGTCCGGTCGGCGGGGTCGTCGACATCGTCGGCATGGCCCGGTACGCGGCGCTGCCCGAGCTGGACGACTCCGGCTGGGACTGGCACTTCGACCTGGTGCTGCGGCACGCCTGGCTGGCCGTCCAGTACGGCGGCGAGGCCGTCGCGGCGGCCGGCGGCGGACCGCTGGTCTTCGTCGCCTCCGTCTCCGGGCTGACCGCGGCCCCGCTGCACGCCGCCTACGGGGCCGCGAAGGCCGGCCTGATGTCGTTGGTGCGCTCGGCGGCGGTAGAGCTGGGTCCGCGCGGGGTACGGGTGAACGCGGTGGCACCGGGGGTGGTGTGGACCCCGCGGGTCGCCGCCCTGCTGGGTCCCGAGGGGCGCCGGCTCAACGCGGAGAACGCTCCGCTGGGCCGGGTCGCGGAGACCCGGGACATCGCGGCCGCGCTGTACTTCCTGGCGTCGCCGCAGTCCTCGTACATGACGGGCCAGACGCTGGTGGTGGACGGCGGCGTCGGCGTGAAGTTCCCGTACCCGACGGTCGGAGGCGCACGATGAGCACACGGGAAGCCGGACCGGACGCGGGCCCGGACGCGTCCTCGGCCGCGCACGCCCCCACGCACACCGACGCGGACGCCGGGCCCTGGCTGGACCCCGCCCCCTTCCTGCGCGGTGTGGCCTGGCTGGACGGGGGCCGCCCCGTGCGGGCCGACCCGGCCGACACCATGCGGCTGCCCTGGGACACCGGCGAGCGGGCCACCCTGCCCATCGGGGTGCGCCTGGAGTTCAGCGCGCCCGGCACCCGTGCGGTGGAGATCCACTACCGGGCGACCGTGCCCGGCCCCACCGACGCGCTGCGCGACCTCGCGCACGGATTCGCCCTGTGGGACCGGCACGGGGTGGTCTGCGAGCTGTACACCGAACCGGCTGCCGAGGCCGTCGTACGCCTCGAACTGCCGGGCATTTCCGGCCCGTTCACCATCCACCCGCCCGAGACCCAGTCCCCGCTGATCCTCGGCCTGCGCGGGATCGGCGGCCCGCTCGCCCCCGCACCGCCCACCACCCGCTGGGTGGTGCACGGCGACTCCATCACCGAGGGCTGGTGGTCCACCCGTCCCGCGCACGGCTGGCCCTCGGTGGCCGGGCGCTCGCTCGGCTGGGACACCGTCAACCTCGGCTACGCGGGCGCCGCGCGCGGGGAGCTGGCCTGCGCCGAGCAGATCGCCGGACTCCCCGCCGACGCCCTCACCCTCGCCTTCGGCACCAACTGCTGGTCCCGCGTGCCGTTTTCGGCCCCCCTGCTGTACGAGACCACCCGCGCGTTCCTCGAACTGGTCCGCCAGGGCCACCCCCGGACCCCGCTGCTCCTCCTCTCCCCCGTGCTGCGCCCCGACGCGGAGCGCACCCCCAACAAGCTGGGCGCCACCCTGGGCGCCCTGCGGGACGCAATGGAGCGCGCCACCCGGGAGCGGATCGCCGCCGGGGACGAGCGGCTGGTGCTGCTGCCGGGGCGGGAGGTGCTGGGCCCCGAGCACTTGGCGGACGGTCTGCACCCCAATGACGCGGGACACCGCACGCTCGGCCTCGCTGTGGCCACGGCCATGAGGCGGGCCGGGTTCGACCTGGGGTGAGTGAAACAGCCCACATCGGAGGAATTGAACAGATCGGCTCCGGCACGTCGTGTCCTGCACAAGTTGCCGCCGCTCCACTCCGCTCGGACGGACGAAAGCCGCGGCGCAGGCAGGGACACACACGTGGGAGAGATCAACATGGGCATCAAGCGCGGAACCACCCTGGCGGCCGTGGCGGCCGTCGTCGCACTCACCGCGACCGCGTGCGGCGGGAG contains:
- a CDS encoding GDSL-type esterase/lipase family protein encodes the protein MSTREAGPDAGPDASSAAHAPTHTDADAGPWLDPAPFLRGVAWLDGGRPVRADPADTMRLPWDTGERATLPIGVRLEFSAPGTRAVEIHYRATVPGPTDALRDLAHGFALWDRHGVVCELYTEPAAEAVVRLELPGISGPFTIHPPETQSPLILGLRGIGGPLAPAPPTTRWVVHGDSITEGWWSTRPAHGWPSVAGRSLGWDTVNLGYAGAARGELACAEQIAGLPADALTLAFGTNCWSRVPFSAPLLYETTRAFLELVRQGHPRTPLLLLSPVLRPDAERTPNKLGATLGALRDAMERATRERIAAGDERLVLLPGREVLGPEHLADGLHPNDAGHRTLGLAVATAMRRAGFDLG
- a CDS encoding LLM class flavin-dependent oxidoreductase, whose product is MDLDVLYEIDVPRPWRGAHPHGQRAAEQRAYREAVEQIRLADRMGFRTVWAVEHHFREGRSHCPAPEVLLGHLAGLTERIRLGFGVTLTPFAFTPPQRIAEKVATVDVLSGGRVEWGTGRSTPMEQAAFGVDREKSRDDWREAIEIVTGMWREEYFAYESERFTFPRRMVTPKPVQDPHPPAWMAATSPGSAEVAGAHGLGLLSFSIMQPLEAMAAQVAAYRAAAAAPSPLTDVTTDRVAAYTLVHATGPRAEPGPRVWESVAWWYSNLARFTLDWELPHLSPEERERTFPLLTPILEGNLPVREFSDGDMILIGDAETIVAKAKRYADLGVDQLICYVQWGYLEHREILRTLEILGKEVIPELARYTPRKASA
- a CDS encoding SDR family NAD(P)-dependent oxidoreductase, producing MSDGPDTVADTSPDTSPVPDYAALHRLDGRALVLLGAGNGIGRQTAHALAAGGAHVLCVDVDEERARAVAAETGGVPYAADVTRREAVRELFASAPGLLGGRPVGGVVDIVGMARYAALPELDDSGWDWHFDLVLRHAWLAVQYGGEAVAAAGGGPLVFVASVSGLTAAPLHAAYGAAKAGLMSLVRSAAVELGPRGVRVNAVAPGVVWTPRVAALLGPEGRRLNAENAPLGRVAETRDIAAALYFLASPQSSYMTGQTLVVDGGVGVKFPYPTVGGAR